A genomic window from Sphingobacterium sp. BN32 includes:
- a CDS encoding UDP-N-acetylmuramoyl-L-alanyl-D-glutamate--2,6-diaminopimelate ligase, which translates to MLLKELLHAIPVKDYQGSLDTAVTSVCLDSRKAQAGSAFVAVRGHQTDGHLFIAKAVELGASVVLLEEYPAEIAEGVTYILVDDSSFALGVFAANFYGNPSKDLKLVGVTGTNGKTTVATLLFNLFTKLGYHVGLLSTVQNQIGDRIVPATHTTPDPISLNALLREMLDDGCDYCFMEVSSHAVVQQRIAGLRFAGGIFTNITHDHLDFHGTFANYIKAKKKFFDDLDRYAFALTNIDDKNGVVMLQNTFAHRKTYGLHQMADFKAKILESHLDGMLLQIDSQELWVKLVGHFNAYNLLAVYGAAILLEQETMKVLTALSEISGAEGRFETVRSNNGIVAIVDYAHTPDAVENVLETILDLRKQGQQVLTVLGCGGDRDKTKRPEMAEVAARMSDKVILTSDNPRSEDPVQIIRDMEAGLPAEKKKNVFSITDRREAIRAAVHLAQPGDVILVAGKGHEKYQEINGVKNHFDDREELENIFNEIN; encoded by the coding sequence ATGTTGTTAAAAGAATTGTTACATGCTATCCCGGTAAAGGATTACCAAGGCTCGCTCGATACAGCGGTGACTTCGGTATGTCTGGACTCAAGAAAAGCACAGGCAGGTTCAGCTTTTGTAGCAGTTCGAGGGCATCAAACCGATGGTCATTTGTTTATCGCAAAGGCTGTTGAGTTAGGCGCAAGTGTAGTGTTATTGGAAGAATATCCTGCGGAAATTGCCGAAGGAGTAACTTATATATTGGTTGATGATTCTTCCTTTGCATTAGGCGTTTTTGCGGCGAATTTTTATGGCAACCCGTCCAAAGATTTAAAATTAGTTGGGGTTACAGGTACGAATGGCAAGACGACGGTGGCAACTTTGTTGTTCAACCTGTTCACGAAGCTGGGTTATCATGTAGGCTTGTTATCAACGGTTCAAAATCAGATCGGCGATCGCATTGTTCCTGCTACACATACCACACCAGATCCTATCTCTCTGAACGCATTATTGCGCGAGATGCTGGATGATGGCTGCGACTATTGTTTCATGGAGGTGAGTTCGCATGCGGTTGTTCAACAACGTATTGCAGGATTGCGCTTTGCGGGTGGAATTTTCACAAATATCACGCACGATCACTTAGATTTTCACGGCACTTTTGCCAACTATATTAAGGCAAAGAAGAAATTCTTTGACGACTTAGATCGCTATGCTTTCGCATTGACCAACATCGATGATAAGAATGGCGTCGTGATGCTTCAAAATACATTTGCACATCGTAAAACTTACGGTCTGCATCAGATGGCTGATTTCAAGGCTAAGATTTTGGAGAGTCATTTAGATGGCATGTTGTTGCAGATTGACAGCCAGGAGCTATGGGTGAAGTTGGTTGGGCATTTCAATGCCTACAACTTGTTAGCGGTTTACGGTGCTGCCATTTTATTGGAACAAGAAACCATGAAGGTTCTAACGGCTTTGAGCGAGATTTCTGGTGCAGAGGGACGTTTTGAAACCGTTCGTTCGAACAATGGGATTGTGGCTATCGTGGATTATGCACATACACCGGATGCAGTAGAGAATGTACTGGAGACGATTCTTGATTTGAGAAAGCAAGGTCAACAGGTATTGACGGTATTAGGCTGTGGGGGCGATCGCGATAAAACAAAGCGCCCGGAGATGGCGGAAGTTGCTGCTCGAATGAGCGACAAGGTGATTTTGACATCGGATAATCCACGTTCGGAAGATCCGGTACAGATTATCAGAGATATGGAAGCGGGCTTACCGGCGGAGAAGAAGAAAAATGTATTCTCGATAACCGACCGAAGAGAAGCAATTCGCGCGGCGGTTCACTTAGCACAACCGGGAGATGTTATCCTCGTTGCGGGCAAAGGACACGAGAAATATCAAGAGATCAATGGCGTGAAGAATCACTTTGACGACCGTGAGGAATTAGAAAATATATTTAACGAGATCAATTAG
- a CDS encoding LutB/LldF family L-lactate oxidation iron-sulfur protein encodes MAASVADKFLQDSKTKSFDLRHRQIINTNIDKYNVAFERGKSKFHDLENSKQKANLIKWKVIENLDRYLLDFESNFTKNGGHVIWANDAEEARQEIAKIIEQHNAKSVIKSKSMATEEIELNHFLAKKNIETIESDLGEFIIQLLDQKPYHFVTPAMHLSLEDIAKLFHERFETPMEATAEELTMKAREILREKYTTADIGISGANFLVADSGSIAITENEGNARLTTSFPKVHIAVVGIEKVIPSMADLDLFWPLLASHGTGQNLTVYNTLLSGPRKASETDGPEEMYVILLDNGRSNVLEQKDQRQGLYCIRCGACLNVCPIYQNIGGHTYETTYQGPIGSLISPHLNGMKEFKHLSYASSLCGKCTEVCPVGIDIQKMLLLNRRDSVQENLTTGAEKKAWGLFTWAIQKRKIIDFFGGKTKNFFIKNFFRKAWGENRELPKIAEKSFSQQYKEMQKKK; translated from the coding sequence ATGGCAGCATCAGTAGCAGACAAATTCCTTCAGGACAGTAAGACGAAATCGTTCGATTTGCGCCATCGGCAGATTATCAATACGAATATTGATAAGTATAATGTGGCTTTTGAGCGTGGCAAATCGAAATTTCATGACCTGGAGAATTCGAAACAGAAGGCTAATCTGATCAAATGGAAGGTGATCGAAAATCTGGATCGATATTTATTGGATTTCGAGTCTAATTTCACGAAGAACGGCGGCCATGTGATCTGGGCGAATGATGCGGAAGAAGCAAGACAGGAGATTGCGAAGATTATCGAACAGCACAACGCGAAGTCGGTCATCAAATCCAAATCGATGGCGACGGAGGAGATTGAACTGAATCACTTTCTTGCCAAGAAAAATATCGAAACCATTGAAAGCGATTTAGGTGAATTCATTATTCAACTATTAGATCAAAAGCCTTATCATTTCGTTACTCCTGCTATGCACCTTAGTTTGGAAGATATTGCCAAGCTATTCCATGAGCGTTTCGAGACACCCATGGAAGCGACAGCGGAGGAATTGACCATGAAGGCGCGTGAGATATTACGCGAGAAATATACGACTGCAGATATTGGTATCAGCGGTGCGAATTTTTTAGTTGCAGACTCAGGAAGTATCGCCATCACAGAAAACGAAGGGAATGCGCGTCTGACGACCTCCTTTCCGAAAGTTCATATTGCGGTTGTCGGCATTGAGAAGGTTATTCCCAGTATGGCCGACCTGGATTTGTTCTGGCCGCTCCTCGCCTCCCACGGAACCGGACAAAACCTAACGGTTTACAACACCCTCCTAAGCGGGCCTCGCAAGGCCTCCGAAACGGACGGTCCGGAAGAAATGTATGTAATCCTATTAGACAATGGACGCAGCAATGTATTAGAACAAAAAGACCAACGTCAAGGACTATACTGCATCCGTTGCGGCGCCTGTCTTAATGTTTGCCCTATCTATCAAAATATTGGCGGTCATACCTATGAAACGACCTATCAAGGACCTATTGGCTCTTTGATTTCTCCACACCTGAATGGCATGAAAGAGTTTAAGCACTTGAGTTATGCCTCTTCGCTATGTGGAAAATGTACGGAAGTATGCCCAGTAGGCATTGATATTCAAAAAATGCTCTTGTTGAATCGTCGCGACTCGGTTCAGGAGAATCTAACGACCGGTGCGGAGAAGAAAGCATGGGGCCTGTTTACCTGGGCTATTCAGAAGCGCAAGATCATCGATTTCTTCGGCGGTAAAACCAAAAACTTCTTTATCAAGAATTTCTTTAGAAAGGCATGGGGAGAAAATAGAGAACTCCCTAAGATTGCGGAGAAATCTTTCTCTCAGCAATATAAGGAAATGCAGAAAAAGAAGTAA
- a CDS encoding FtsL-like putative cell division protein: MARNTIKNKELSEEVQEEMSDALEEKVEETEDFLKSIFSQKKLSTYLVAKNLPFVAFLALLGLLYISNRHLAENTVRRIDRLGKEVKELSWDYKSLNAELMKLTTQTEIAKRADTLGLKERTEPPIKLQVVKEVKQ, translated from the coding sequence ATGGCGAGGAATACGATAAAAAATAAAGAGCTAAGCGAGGAAGTGCAAGAGGAGATGTCTGATGCCTTGGAAGAAAAGGTTGAAGAGACGGAAGATTTCCTGAAGTCCATTTTCTCCCAAAAGAAGCTCTCTACTTATCTCGTTGCCAAGAACCTACCGTTCGTGGCTTTTTTGGCCTTGTTGGGTTTGCTTTACATATCAAACCGACACCTTGCGGAGAACACGGTTCGTCGAATCGACCGCCTAGGGAAAGAGGTGAAAGAGTTGAGTTGGGATTATAAATCGTTGAATGCGGAGTTGATGAAATTGACGACGCAGACAGAAATAGCGAAACGTGCGGATACACTAGGTCTGAAGGAAAGAACCGAACCGCCGATCAAATTGCAAGTAGTAAAAGAAGTTAAACAGTAA
- a CDS encoding penicillin-binding protein has product MNIRKSILIRVYLAFGLMVFGALLVFGKLLHLQYVDGDRWRAIADSLTIRERVVEAARGNIYSNDGSLLATSVPEYDIRFDAMAIPAEENDVFNARVDSLAIQLAKFFGDKSSRQYLGQLKEARAKKQRYMLIKRAVSHQQLKALKQFPLLKGFKENKKRYSSSLIAVRENKRILPFTNLAARTIGYKNTKGDTVRVGLEGAFGDYIEGRSGVQLMQRIAGGVWIPVNREMEVAPTDGSDIIATIDVNMQDMAQRALEKQLIQSNADNGCVILMEVNTGEVRAIANFTRDTEGVYREKFNYAIAQGADPGSTFKIASYLVALDDGVIDTNTIVDIGNGTYKVPSHTIRDSHPPKKSRVTAKEAFEESSNVGVAKLINQHYGSNPAKYTGKLHKWGLNDPLGLQIPGEGKPWVKMPDSRSWSKLSLVQMAYGYELKLTPLQTLTLVNGVANNGRLLAPLFVKEIQHLGNTVRKFDARVINKQMASEDAIRKMQKMMEGVMTEGTGKRLRSPLYSSAGKTGTAQMADGSRGYGARRYQSSFVGYFPAENPKYSMIVVIRNPRNGYYGGSVAGPVFRELADMVYANDLSLHSTLDKRQVNFKGTKVPYTLKGSKDATAKVYQLLGIQSVNWNAIVQSDSGANSTNALPFTSAEFKEGVVPDVKGMGLVDAIFAMENAGFKTTVRGKGKVFNQSLAAGQRLKSGTKVLIELH; this is encoded by the coding sequence ATGAATATTAGGAAATCCATATTGATTAGGGTGTACCTGGCGTTCGGGCTAATGGTATTTGGTGCCCTATTGGTTTTCGGAAAGCTCTTGCATTTACAGTATGTGGATGGTGACCGTTGGAGAGCAATCGCTGATAGTTTGACTATTCGCGAGCGTGTTGTTGAAGCGGCTCGTGGAAATATTTATTCAAACGACGGCAGCTTATTAGCGACCTCAGTACCTGAATACGACATTCGATTTGATGCAATGGCGATTCCTGCAGAGGAGAACGATGTATTCAATGCTCGTGTCGACTCTTTGGCTATTCAATTGGCGAAATTCTTCGGTGATAAGTCGTCTAGACAATACTTGGGTCAACTGAAAGAAGCGCGTGCCAAGAAACAGCGCTACATGTTGATTAAGCGAGCGGTCTCGCATCAACAGTTAAAGGCATTGAAGCAATTTCCTTTATTAAAAGGGTTTAAAGAAAATAAGAAACGCTATTCCAGTAGTTTGATAGCGGTGCGCGAGAACAAGCGCATTTTGCCGTTTACTAATCTTGCGGCTCGTACCATAGGTTATAAAAATACCAAAGGCGATACCGTTCGTGTGGGCTTAGAGGGTGCATTCGGAGATTATATCGAAGGACGTAGTGGTGTACAATTAATGCAGCGTATTGCAGGTGGTGTTTGGATACCGGTGAACAGAGAGATGGAAGTTGCTCCGACCGACGGTTCGGATATTATCGCGACCATCGATGTTAACATGCAGGATATGGCGCAGCGCGCATTGGAGAAACAATTGATCCAAAGCAATGCGGATAACGGCTGTGTGATCCTAATGGAAGTGAATACCGGTGAAGTTCGTGCGATTGCCAATTTCACACGTGATACTGAAGGCGTTTATAGAGAAAAATTTAACTATGCGATCGCGCAAGGTGCGGATCCAGGCTCAACATTTAAGATTGCATCTTACTTAGTGGCTTTGGATGATGGGGTTATCGACACGAATACGATTGTTGATATTGGCAATGGTACCTACAAAGTGCCGAGCCATACGATTCGCGATTCGCATCCGCCGAAGAAATCTAGAGTAACCGCAAAAGAAGCGTTCGAAGAGTCATCGAATGTGGGTGTTGCCAAGTTGATTAATCAGCATTATGGTAGCAACCCTGCAAAATATACTGGTAAACTGCATAAGTGGGGCTTAAATGATCCACTAGGCTTGCAGATTCCTGGAGAAGGCAAGCCTTGGGTTAAGATGCCGGATAGCCGCTCATGGAGCAAGTTGTCTTTGGTGCAGATGGCTTATGGTTACGAATTAAAATTGACTCCGTTACAGACTTTGACATTGGTGAATGGTGTAGCGAACAATGGACGTTTATTAGCTCCTTTGTTTGTTAAGGAAATTCAACATTTGGGGAATACGGTGCGCAAGTTTGATGCTCGCGTTATCAATAAACAAATGGCTTCAGAAGATGCTATCCGCAAGATGCAGAAGATGATGGAAGGGGTGATGACAGAAGGAACAGGTAAGCGCTTGCGTAGCCCTTTGTACAGTTCGGCAGGTAAAACAGGTACTGCACAGATGGCAGACGGATCGAGAGGATATGGCGCTCGTCGCTATCAATCATCCTTCGTGGGTTATTTCCCTGCGGAAAATCCGAAGTACTCGATGATCGTCGTTATCCGAAACCCTAGAAATGGTTATTACGGAGGGTCTGTTGCCGGTCCGGTGTTTCGCGAGTTAGCGGACATGGTTTATGCGAACGACCTGTCGTTGCATAGTACATTAGATAAGCGCCAAGTAAATTTCAAAGGGACTAAAGTTCCATATACATTGAAAGGTTCGAAGGATGCTACCGCAAAGGTTTACCAGCTGTTGGGTATTCAATCCGTGAATTGGAATGCGATCGTGCAATCGGATTCAGGAGCGAACAGCACGAATGCCCTGCCATTTACGAGCGCAGAGTTTAAAGAAGGTGTTGTTCCGGATGTCAAAGGTATGGGCTTGGTAGATGCCATCTTTGCGATGGAGAATGCAGGCTTCAAGACCACTGTACGTGGAAAAGGAAAAGTTTTTAATCAATCATTAGCTGCCGGACAGCGTTTGAAGTCGGGTACTAAGGTGTTAATTGAATTACACTAA
- the aspS gene encoding aspartate--tRNA ligase, with translation MHRTHTCGELRIEDIGKTVTLSGWVQKSRDLGGMTFIDVRDRYGITQLTFNSDDDESLRSRARELGREFVIKATGTVIERSSKNSKIPTGEIEIKVSNLEILNESKLPPFTIEDETDGGDDIRMKYRYLDIRRNPVKNSLLFRHKVTQEVRNYLSNLDFCEVETPYLIKSTPEGARDFIVPSRMNPGQFYALPQSPQTFKQLLMVGGMDKYFQIVKCFRDEDLRADRQPEFTQIDCEMSFVEQEDILNIFEGMTRHLLKTIHGIELDQFPRMTFDEAMRTYGNDKPDIRFGMKFGELNAVAQHKEFAIFNNAELVVGIAVPEAASYTRKQIDELIEWVKRPQVGASGMVYAKYEADGSIKSSVDKFYDQADLLKWAEATGAKPGDLILILSGPANKTRAQLSALRMELGNRLGLRKPDEFAPLWVIDFPLLEWDEESGRFHAMHHPFTSPKLEDMPLLDTDPGKVRANAYDLVLNGNEIGGGSIRIHDKEMQALMFKHLGFTEEQAQDQFGFLMNAFQYGAPPHGGLAFGLDRLTAILGGQETIRDFIAFPKNNSGRDVMIDAPATIALEQLDELNIALKPLTK, from the coding sequence ATGCACAGAACACATACTTGTGGCGAACTAAGAATTGAAGATATTGGAAAAACCGTAACCTTAAGTGGTTGGGTTCAGAAATCACGCGACCTTGGAGGGATGACCTTCATTGACGTTCGTGATCGATATGGTATTACACAATTAACCTTTAACAGTGATGATGACGAGTCCCTTCGTAGCCGCGCACGCGAGCTAGGGAGAGAGTTTGTGATCAAAGCTACAGGAACTGTTATTGAGCGCTCAAGTAAGAACAGTAAAATCCCTACGGGAGAGATTGAAATTAAAGTGAGCAACTTGGAGATTCTAAACGAATCGAAGCTACCTCCATTCACTATTGAGGATGAAACGGATGGTGGTGATGATATCCGTATGAAGTATCGTTATTTGGATATTCGTAGAAATCCGGTTAAGAACAGCTTACTTTTCCGTCATAAAGTAACGCAAGAGGTTAGAAACTATTTATCGAACCTTGACTTCTGTGAGGTGGAGACCCCTTATTTAATTAAGTCTACTCCAGAGGGGGCGCGTGACTTTATCGTACCTTCACGTATGAACCCTGGGCAGTTCTATGCCTTACCACAATCGCCTCAAACATTCAAACAGTTATTGATGGTCGGTGGTATGGATAAGTACTTCCAAATCGTTAAGTGTTTCCGCGACGAGGATTTACGCGCAGACAGACAGCCGGAGTTTACACAGATCGACTGTGAGATGTCATTCGTAGAACAAGAAGACATCTTGAATATCTTCGAAGGCATGACTCGCCACTTATTGAAAACAATCCACGGAATAGAATTAGATCAATTCCCTAGAATGACATTCGACGAAGCGATGCGCACTTACGGAAACGACAAACCGGATATCCGTTTTGGAATGAAGTTCGGTGAGTTAAACGCCGTTGCTCAGCATAAAGAGTTTGCTATTTTCAACAATGCCGAACTTGTCGTTGGTATTGCTGTTCCAGAGGCAGCTTCTTATACTAGAAAACAGATTGATGAACTTATCGAATGGGTAAAACGCCCTCAAGTTGGTGCATCAGGAATGGTCTATGCAAAATACGAAGCTGATGGCAGCATAAAGTCTTCCGTAGATAAATTCTACGATCAGGCAGACTTGTTGAAATGGGCAGAAGCCACAGGCGCTAAACCTGGTGACTTGATCTTGATATTATCGGGTCCGGCAAATAAAACACGCGCGCAGTTATCTGCATTACGTATGGAATTAGGAAATCGCCTAGGCTTACGCAAGCCTGATGAATTTGCACCGCTATGGGTAATTGACTTCCCATTATTGGAGTGGGATGAAGAAAGCGGACGCTTCCACGCGATGCACCACCCATTCACCTCTCCAAAATTAGAGGATATGCCTTTATTAGACACCGATCCGGGAAAAGTACGTGCAAATGCATACGACTTAGTCCTAAATGGTAATGAAATTGGTGGTGGTTCCATCCGTATCCATGATAAAGAAATGCAAGCCTTGATGTTTAAGCATTTAGGATTCACGGAAGAGCAAGCACAAGATCAATTTGGATTCCTGATGAATGCCTTCCAATATGGTGCTCCTCCGCACGGCGGATTAGCATTCGGACTTGACCGTTTAACAGCAATTCTTGGTGGACAGGAGACAATTCGTGACTTTATCGCATTCCCGAAAAATAATTCTGGACGTGACGTGATGATCGATGCTCCTGCGACAATTGCTTTAGAACAGCTAGATGAGTTGAATATTGCGTTAAAACCTCTAACAAAATAA
- the mraY gene encoding phospho-N-acetylmuramoyl-pentapeptide-transferase, whose protein sequence is MLYYLFTWLNEHVHIPGAGLFQYISFRTAMAVIVSLIITTVFGSRLIRLLHQKQVGETIRDLGLEGEKKKQGTPTMGGLIIIAGILIPTLLFAKLDNIYVILMIITTVWMGAIGFLDDYIKVFRKNKEGLAGRFKVIGQIGLGVLIAITMYFHPDIVVRQQVTNPTSSKPVEVVINPSTGEKIYAENVKSTKTNIPFYKNNEFDYSKVLDFLGVNNPWVTFMVFLVVVVFIVTAVSNGANITDGIDGLATGTSAIMGITLAILAYVSGNIIFSDYLNIMYIPNSSELVIFAGAFIGACTGFLWYNAYPAQVFMGDTGSLAIGGIIAAFAILIRKELLIPVLCGVFLIENLSVILQVSYFKFTKKKYGEGRRIFLMSPLHHHYQKKGYHESKIVTRFVILSIILAILTIVTLKVR, encoded by the coding sequence ATGTTATATTATTTATTTACTTGGCTTAATGAACATGTTCATATTCCGGGAGCTGGATTGTTCCAGTATATCTCATTCCGGACGGCCATGGCAGTTATTGTTTCGTTAATTATTACGACGGTATTCGGTAGTCGTTTGATTCGTTTGCTTCATCAGAAGCAAGTAGGCGAAACAATTCGCGATTTAGGTTTGGAAGGCGAGAAGAAGAAGCAAGGAACACCAACGATGGGTGGATTGATCATTATCGCTGGTATCCTGATTCCAACCTTACTGTTCGCGAAGCTGGATAATATCTATGTCATCTTAATGATCATCACAACCGTATGGATGGGTGCCATTGGATTCTTAGATGATTACATCAAAGTATTCCGTAAGAATAAAGAAGGATTAGCGGGCCGTTTTAAAGTGATCGGTCAGATTGGTTTAGGAGTTTTGATTGCGATTACAATGTACTTCCATCCGGACATCGTGGTTCGTCAGCAAGTGACCAACCCGACTTCTTCCAAACCAGTTGAAGTGGTTATCAACCCCTCAACAGGCGAAAAGATATATGCAGAAAATGTAAAGTCGACCAAGACGAATATTCCTTTTTATAAGAATAATGAGTTTGACTATTCGAAAGTCTTAGACTTTTTGGGCGTGAATAACCCTTGGGTCACTTTTATGGTTTTCTTGGTAGTCGTGGTCTTTATTGTTACGGCGGTTTCGAACGGTGCCAATATAACGGACGGGATAGATGGGCTAGCGACGGGAACCTCGGCAATTATGGGGATTACCCTGGCGATTTTAGCCTATGTATCCGGTAACATCATTTTCTCGGATTACCTGAATATCATGTATATCCCGAACTCGAGTGAGCTGGTAATTTTTGCTGGTGCTTTTATCGGTGCATGTACAGGCTTCCTTTGGTACAATGCTTATCCTGCGCAGGTGTTCATGGGCGATACAGGAAGTTTGGCCATCGGCGGTATAATTGCGGCTTTTGCAATCTTGATCCGTAAGGAGCTGTTGATTCCGGTATTATGTGGGGTTTTCTTAATCGAGAATCTATCGGTGATTCTTCAGGTGTCTTATTTCAAATTCACGAAGAAGAAATACGGTGAGGGCAGACGTATCTTTTTGATGTCGCCATTACATCACCACTACCAAAAGAAAGGATATCATGAATCGAAGATCGTGACGCGGTTTGTTATTCTGTCGATTATCCTGGCGATTTTGACCATAGTTACGTTGAAAGTTAGATAA
- the mraZ gene encoding division/cell wall cluster transcriptional repressor MraZ has product MNQLIGEFECKLDTKGRMVVPASLKRQLPEAEREGLVVNRGFEKNLVIYTRDEWNKKMAQLSKLNQYNAKNRNFIRQFMRGATELSLDSAGRVLLPKGLLEYAGIQADVVLACQFDKIEVWSKAEYDAIMDADMGDDFAALAEDVMGGFDFGGLENE; this is encoded by the coding sequence ATGAATCAATTAATCGGAGAATTCGAATGTAAGCTAGACACCAAGGGAAGAATGGTGGTTCCAGCTTCGCTTAAACGGCAGCTGCCGGAAGCGGAGAGGGAAGGGCTTGTCGTGAACCGAGGTTTTGAGAAGAATTTGGTGATTTACACAAGAGATGAATGGAATAAGAAGATGGCGCAGCTGTCGAAGCTGAACCAATATAATGCGAAGAACAGAAACTTCATTCGTCAATTTATGCGTGGTGCAACGGAATTGTCTTTGGACTCTGCAGGCCGTGTGTTGTTGCCGAAGGGTTTGTTAGAATACGCGGGTATTCAAGCGGATGTTGTTCTGGCATGTCAGTTTGATAAGATTGAAGTGTGGTCGAAAGCAGAATACGATGCGATTATGGATGCAGATATGGGTGATGATTTTGCTGCTTTAGCGGAAGACGTTATGGGTGGATTTGATTTCGGAGGGTTGGAGAATGAGTAA
- the rsmH gene encoding 16S rRNA (cytosine(1402)-N(4))-methyltransferase RsmH, whose protein sequence is MSNEIGYHVPVMLQECIDALAIKPDGIYVDVTFGGGGHSKEILKHLGPKGRLIAFDQDPDAVKNALDDPRFTLIHQNFRFLKNYLRLEGIRSVDGILADLGVSSHQFDDADRGFSIRFDADLDMRMDQVSDLDARKVLRTYAEEDLHRIFGMYGEIINAKTLAKTIVTARLNQEINTVAELKEVIKKLVPKGKEHKYHAQVFQALRIEVNKELEALQEFLEQTVGVLKESGRLVVMSYHSLEDRLVKNFMAKGKFKGEVEKDFFGNEIKPFKVISRKAIVANEEELARNNRARSAKLRIAEKV, encoded by the coding sequence ATGAGTAACGAAATCGGCTACCACGTACCAGTGATGCTTCAAGAGTGTATTGATGCACTTGCTATAAAACCAGACGGGATTTATGTGGATGTGACCTTCGGTGGAGGTGGGCATTCAAAAGAAATATTGAAACACTTAGGGCCAAAGGGTCGTTTGATCGCGTTCGATCAGGATCCGGATGCTGTTAAGAATGCTTTGGATGATCCTCGTTTTACGTTGATACATCAAAACTTTAGGTTCTTAAAAAATTATTTGCGTTTAGAGGGGATTCGTTCTGTTGATGGCATCTTAGCTGATTTAGGCGTTTCCTCACATCAGTTCGATGATGCTGACCGCGGTTTTTCCATTCGCTTTGATGCGGATTTGGATATGCGGATGGATCAGGTTTCGGACTTAGATGCGCGCAAGGTATTGCGTACCTACGCCGAAGAAGATTTGCATCGCATCTTCGGGATGTATGGTGAAATCATCAATGCAAAGACTTTGGCAAAGACAATCGTTACTGCTCGCTTAAATCAAGAGATCAATACGGTTGCTGAGCTAAAAGAGGTGATCAAGAAATTAGTTCCGAAAGGTAAAGAACATAAATACCATGCACAGGTATTTCAAGCTTTACGTATCGAGGTAAATAAAGAGTTAGAAGCCCTGCAGGAGTTCTTGGAGCAGACGGTTGGGGTTTTGAAAGAGTCCGGACGATTGGTGGTGATGTCTTACCATTCTTTAGAAGATAGATTGGTTAAGAATTTCATGGCGAAGGGTAAGTTCAAAGGAGAGGTGGAGAAGGACTTTTTCGGGAATGAAATCAAACCATTTAAAGTAATCAGCCGGAAGGCTATTGTGGCAAATGAAGAGGAGTTGGCGAGAAACAACAGGGCGCGCAGTGCGAAATTGCGTATAGCAGAAAAGGTGTAA